One Akkermansiaceae bacterium genomic region harbors:
- a CDS encoding type IV toxin-antitoxin system AbiEi family antitoxin domain-containing protein produces MSVSEKRDKLFEVVESQHGIFTTKQAVDAGYDRNTHAYQVRIGYWIRE; encoded by the coding sequence ATGAGCGTTTCCGAGAAACGCGACAAGCTTTTTGAAGTGGTGGAGTCCCAGCATGGGATATTTACGACGAAGCAGGCTGTAGACGCTGGATATGACCGCAACACGCACGCCTATCAAGTGAGGATCGGCTACTGGATACGTGAATAA
- a CDS encoding IS5 family transposase, which translates to MSNYRKQDKGGNLFSAIEHQQAVAKREIGILKLRDIIDWEGFRPLLEELCGYANRDWNKGGRPPFDPVFMLKVLILQKYHGLSDDATEEQIGDRLSFLHFLGLQLGDDYPDAKTIWVFKERIEENSREGSRRLFDAFTAALEKKNLIAREGSIVDASFTEAPRQRNTRSQNKRIKQGGRPEEFDTNKSVGRQKDTDARWTKKNNQSYYGYKNHAKVDLKSKLIICSETTSAEVHDSRVFKQLLDEKDNAVLADSAYHSEENEEYVLEEINAEEHLMRKSHRNKPLTEQELRTNHTISRMRVRVEHVFGRMAQMGADLCRSIGLRRVTSHNHLCNLTYNMDRYALLAR; encoded by the coding sequence ATGAGCAACTACCGGAAGCAAGACAAGGGAGGCAACCTGTTCTCGGCCATCGAACACCAGCAGGCGGTGGCGAAACGTGAAATCGGCATCCTGAAGCTGCGCGATATCATTGACTGGGAAGGGTTCCGCCCGCTACTTGAGGAACTCTGCGGCTACGCCAACCGTGACTGGAACAAGGGAGGCCGCCCCCCTTTCGACCCCGTGTTCATGCTCAAAGTGCTCATCCTCCAGAAATACCACGGCCTCAGCGATGACGCCACCGAGGAACAGATCGGCGACCGCCTGAGCTTCCTGCACTTCCTTGGCCTTCAGTTGGGCGACGACTACCCCGATGCCAAGACCATCTGGGTCTTCAAGGAACGTATCGAGGAAAACAGCCGCGAAGGAAGCCGTCGGCTGTTCGATGCCTTCACTGCGGCACTGGAAAAGAAAAACCTCATCGCCCGTGAAGGCAGCATTGTGGACGCCAGCTTCACCGAGGCCCCGCGCCAGCGCAACACCCGCAGCCAGAACAAAAGAATCAAGCAAGGCGGACGCCCCGAAGAATTTGACACCAACAAATCCGTCGGACGCCAGAAAGACACCGACGCCCGCTGGACAAAGAAGAACAACCAAAGCTACTACGGCTACAAGAACCACGCCAAGGTGGATTTGAAGAGCAAACTCATTATCTGCAGCGAAACCACCTCAGCGGAAGTCCACGACAGCCGGGTGTTCAAACAACTCCTTGATGAGAAGGACAATGCCGTGCTAGCCGACAGTGCCTACCACAGCGAAGAGAACGAGGAATACGTGTTAGAGGAAATCAACGCGGAAGAACACCTCATGCGCAAATCCCACAGGAACAAGCCGCTGACAGAACAGGAACTCAGAACCAACCACACCATCAGCCGGATGCGTGTGCGGGTGGAGCACGTCTTCGGTCGGATGGCGCAAATGGGAGCCGACCTCTGCCGGAGCATTGGCCTGAGGCGGGTGACAAGCCACAACCACCTCTGCAACCTCACCTACAACATGGATCGCTACGCCCTGTTAGCTCGTTAA
- a CDS encoding MotA/TolQ/ExbB proton channel family protein, whose product MKRLSTALLSLGVAIAIVVFLNILLKGGCDSAKLLINKATEEKVYLSEQAFMWAFFCIGAGELLLRFRDSSREVHQLHRKILPEDESVVLTSKELPELYKRAQKAGDAYLPRLIQRIVRKFQMSNSSEQANSVMDSSLELFLHEIDLKYNMLRYIMWVIPTIGFIGTVRGIADGLNRAAAESHAGNTDDLLYVVSMDLGVAFYTTLLALVMSGVLVLMMHICQGREEGSLNQSGQYCIDHLINKLYNP is encoded by the coding sequence ATGAAAAGACTATCCACGGCCCTTCTCTCACTCGGGGTAGCCATTGCGATAGTGGTGTTCCTCAACATCTTGCTCAAGGGTGGTTGCGATTCGGCCAAGCTGTTGATCAATAAGGCCACCGAGGAAAAAGTGTATCTATCAGAGCAGGCATTCATGTGGGCTTTTTTCTGCATAGGGGCTGGTGAACTGCTTTTGAGATTCAGAGATTCCAGCAGGGAAGTCCATCAACTCCACCGGAAAATCCTTCCAGAGGACGAGTCGGTTGTTTTAACCTCCAAGGAGCTTCCCGAGCTTTACAAGCGTGCCCAAAAAGCAGGGGACGCCTACTTGCCGAGACTGATCCAGCGGATCGTCAGGAAGTTTCAAATGTCAAACTCATCAGAGCAGGCGAACAGCGTGATGGATTCCAGTCTGGAGCTGTTCCTCCACGAAATCGACCTTAAATACAACATGCTGCGTTACATCATGTGGGTGATCCCGACGATTGGTTTCATTGGCACCGTGCGCGGGATTGCCGACGGGCTGAACCGGGCCGCTGCGGAATCTCATGCGGGAAATACAGACGACTTGCTCTATGTGGTTTCCATGGATCTTGGAGTTGCTTTTTACACCACCTTACTTGCTCTGGTGATGTCCGGGGTACTCGTGTTAATGATGCACATTTGCCAAGGCCGGGAAGAGGGCTCTCTGAATCAATCAGGGCAATATTGCATCGACCACCTCATCAATAAGCTCTACAATCCGTAG
- a CDS encoding SUMF1/EgtB/PvdO family nonheme iron enzyme translates to MKEVDRQKVTERAKEDDRQKVTERAKEVERKKELEIQRKKVLFMGKAAGEKKLFNIAGKEVAFHWCPPTGAGGFMMGSPDAEDGHNKSETRHKVVLSQGFWMMETEVTQGLWKEVMDGGNPSSFKKGDDYPVEQVSWEDCQKFIEKLNASGKLPAGLRAALPTEAQWEYACRAGRDTVFHYGNSLGSHQANFHGNYPYGGAAKGSYKQSTVEVRLYQPNDWGLYDMHGNVWEWCADWYDEEYYGTTSAGRDPAGAKDGRYRVLRGGSWSYVACNCRSAYRGWYWPGYRGNVSGFRLSLQVPAR, encoded by the coding sequence GTGAAAGAGGTTGATAGGCAGAAAGTAACAGAACGAGCAAAAGAGGATGATAGGCAGAAAGTAACAGAACGAGCAAAAGAGGTGGAGCGAAAAAAAGAGTTAGAAATACAACGCAAAAAAGTATTGTTTATGGGTAAAGCAGCGGGAGAGAAAAAGCTGTTTAATATTGCGGGGAAAGAAGTGGCCTTCCACTGGTGTCCGCCTACGGGAGCGGGTGGTTTTATGATGGGCAGTCCAGATGCGGAAGATGGTCACAATAAAAGTGAAACGCGGCACAAGGTGGTGTTGAGCCAGGGGTTCTGGATGATGGAGACGGAGGTGACGCAGGGGCTGTGGAAGGAGGTGATGGACGGGGGCAATCCGAGTTCTTTTAAGAAGGGGGACGACTATCCGGTGGAGCAGGTGAGCTGGGAGGATTGCCAGAAGTTTATTGAGAAGTTGAATGCGAGTGGCAAACTGCCGGCGGGTTTGAGGGCGGCGTTGCCGACGGAGGCGCAGTGGGAGTATGCGTGCCGGGCGGGGCGAGATACAGTGTTCCACTATGGGAACAGCCTAGGGAGCCATCAGGCGAATTTTCATGGGAATTACCCGTATGGCGGGGCGGCGAAGGGGAGTTACAAGCAAAGCACGGTGGAGGTGAGGTTATACCAGCCGAATGACTGGGGTTTGTATGACATGCATGGCAATGTGTGGGAGTGGTGTGCGGATTGGTATGACGAGGAATATTATGGAACTACATCAGCAGGCAGAGACCCCGCGGGAGCTAAAGATGGCCGGTACCGCGTGCTGCGCGGCGGCAGCTGGAGCTACGTCGCCTGCAACTGCCGCTCGGCGTACCGCGGCTGGTACTGGCCGGGCTACCGGGGCAACGTCAGCGGGTTCCGTCTTTCCCTCCAGGTTCCTGCCCGGTAG
- a CDS encoding protein kinase → MSEEYRNALPKGTIVDTYQIDKVLGVGGFGVAYLAHELNLNKTYAIKELMPDGIAIRQAGDSTVLARSQNDQDDFDATRKYFVREAKVLASIQHPAVVGVHRLFEANGTCYMVMDYVEGCTLTDHLKKRGGKIKSKDEFESIFYPVMDGISVLHAKELVHRDIKPGNIMVKPDGSPVLLDFGAATQVQSKTMTVTQMLSAGYSPFEQYTSKARQGPYTDIYALGATMVRCITGEKPDDASDRVYDDGYKALAKNKEYLEVYGKSILSAVDKALLMNAKKRPQTVETWREMMMPKGGAFPPDPVKPSSFSKMQGADSGAGVADTPPVNADATAVSGKAKNDSKQGGKGGKSSRFAKMGVALLVIVPLAGWAVFYQVGQSEKAFLSKETPKKSVESQEQQKAKSKAIAREAEAMEVLKKVESAISQGSWSEAQRALARLDSYQKTPAYQQKETLTRQIAAGLDKARKYEERLAKLKVLKQEVILSIKARRWEDAERKAEELKSFLGASSPEMRKISRAIIEAKTREMDEKEREDLVNNLNNEAADVLTVIESSVRSGGVSRPQSGLSDQEDVHDTP, encoded by the coding sequence ATGAGTGAGGAATACCGGAACGCTTTGCCGAAAGGCACGATTGTAGACACATACCAAATTGATAAAGTTCTGGGAGTGGGTGGCTTTGGTGTGGCATACCTCGCCCACGAACTCAACCTGAACAAAACCTACGCGATCAAGGAGTTGATGCCGGACGGCATTGCGATTCGGCAGGCCGGGGATTCCACGGTATTGGCGCGTAGCCAAAACGACCAGGATGACTTTGATGCCACCCGGAAGTATTTCGTCCGCGAAGCGAAGGTGTTGGCATCGATCCAGCACCCCGCCGTTGTTGGCGTGCACCGGTTGTTTGAGGCCAATGGCACCTGTTACATGGTGATGGACTATGTCGAGGGATGCACCCTGACCGATCATTTAAAAAAGCGAGGTGGCAAGATCAAGTCGAAGGACGAATTTGAGTCGATTTTCTATCCTGTGATGGACGGAATCTCGGTATTGCACGCCAAGGAATTGGTGCATCGCGACATCAAGCCGGGCAACATCATGGTCAAGCCGGACGGCTCACCGGTGCTGCTCGACTTCGGTGCGGCCACCCAGGTGCAGAGTAAGACGATGACCGTTACCCAGATGCTGAGTGCCGGGTATTCACCCTTCGAGCAATATACCTCCAAAGCCCGTCAAGGCCCCTACACGGACATTTATGCACTGGGCGCAACCATGGTGCGTTGCATTACCGGCGAGAAACCGGATGATGCCAGCGACCGGGTGTATGATGACGGATATAAAGCCTTGGCTAAAAACAAAGAGTATCTGGAGGTTTATGGGAAATCTATTTTGTCGGCGGTTGACAAGGCATTGTTGATGAACGCGAAAAAAAGGCCGCAGACGGTAGAGACTTGGCGGGAAATGATGATGCCGAAAGGGGGTGCATTTCCCCCGGATCCAGTCAAACCATCGTCATTTTCTAAGATGCAGGGGGCGGATTCTGGTGCAGGAGTGGCTGATACACCCCCAGTTAACGCCGACGCTACGGCTGTTTCCGGCAAGGCTAAAAATGATTCCAAGCAAGGCGGAAAAGGGGGGAAATCATCAAGATTTGCCAAAATGGGTGTTGCCCTCTTGGTAATTGTTCCGTTGGCTGGGTGGGCTGTCTTTTATCAGGTGGGCCAGTCAGAGAAAGCGTTTCTCAGTAAGGAAACCCCCAAAAAATCAGTGGAGTCACAGGAACAGCAGAAAGCCAAGAGTAAAGCTATAGCGAGGGAGGCGGAGGCCATGGAGGTTCTGAAAAAAGTGGAGTCAGCTATTTCGCAAGGGTCATGGAGTGAGGCCCAGAGGGCGTTGGCTCGGCTGGATAGCTATCAGAAGACACCTGCGTATCAACAAAAAGAGACACTAACCCGGCAGATCGCAGCGGGATTGGATAAAGCTAGAAAATACGAGGAACGGTTGGCTAAGCTGAAGGTTCTAAAGCAAGAGGTGATACTTTCTATCAAAGCAAGACGATGGGAAGATGCGGAGCGGAAAGCGGAAGAACTAAAATCCTTCCTCGGAGCAAGTAGCCCTGAAATGAGAAAAATTTCCCGGGCAATCATTGAAGCTAAAACAAGAGAAATGGATGAGAAGGAGCGCGAAGACTTAGTGAATAACCTGAACAATGAAGCTGCTGATGTGTTGACTGTAATTGAGTCATCTGTCCGTAGTGGAGGAGTGAGCCGACCTCAGTCAGGACTGAGTGACCAGGAGGATGTGCATGACACCCCATAG
- a CDS encoding serine/threonine protein kinase, which translates to MPEEYRNALPAGKLIDTYRIERVLGEGGFGITYLVRELNLDKHFAMKELLPDGIAMRRTGDTSYVEAKSSGTEADFAATRKYFISEARVLARMDHPAVVSVQRLMEANGTCYMVMDYVEGETLGDYLKKHGGTFRSKAEFERIFYPLMSGLEVLHGQGIIHRDIKPGNIMVKPDGSPVLLDFGAATQVQSKTMTITQMLSAGYSPFEQYTSRAKQGPYTDIYALGATMLKCITGKKPDDASDRMYGDRYKPLAGSEAYVSVYGESLLAAVDAALQMDAERRPQAVAEWRRVMESKEQEIGVDIPARKEVSVSTPTSLVHERPLAVRIGGPKQEEAGCRSFISQTKRDLAFLLWMMERKWGVRNPKAVLKAWAIACVIFVIFCIVMVSILGHL; encoded by the coding sequence ATGCCTGAAGAATACCGAAATGCCCTTCCTGCGGGGAAGCTCATCGACACCTATCGCATTGAACGTGTGCTGGGCGAGGGTGGCTTTGGCATCACCTACCTGGTGAGAGAGCTGAACCTGGACAAGCACTTTGCCATGAAAGAGCTGCTTCCCGACGGCATCGCCATGCGACGGACGGGGGACACCTCATACGTCGAGGCGAAAAGCAGTGGCACGGAAGCTGATTTTGCGGCGACACGGAAGTATTTCATCAGCGAGGCCCGGGTGCTCGCCAGGATGGATCACCCGGCGGTGGTGAGTGTGCAACGCCTCATGGAGGCAAACGGCACCTGTTACATGGTGATGGATTACGTCGAGGGGGAAACCCTGGGGGACTACCTTAAAAAACACGGTGGCACGTTCCGCTCCAAGGCTGAATTTGAGCGGATCTTTTACCCGCTGATGTCCGGTCTGGAGGTATTGCATGGGCAAGGGATCATTCACCGCGACATCAAGCCTGGCAACATCATGGTCAAGCCGGACGGTTCTCCTGTATTACTTGACTTCGGCGCTGCCACCCAGGTGCAGAGCAAGACGATGACCATTACCCAGATGCTCAGTGCCGGGTATTCGCCCTTCGAGCAATACACCTCCCGGGCGAAGCAGGGGCCTTACACGGACATTTATGCACTGGGTGCGACGATGCTCAAATGTATCACGGGGAAAAAGCCGGATGACGCGAGTGATCGGATGTATGGGGACCGGTATAAGCCTTTAGCTGGAAGCGAGGCTTATGTTTCCGTATATGGTGAATCTCTATTAGCCGCAGTGGATGCGGCGTTACAGATGGATGCCGAACGCCGTCCTCAGGCGGTGGCTGAATGGCGGCGGGTGATGGAAAGTAAAGAGCAGGAGATAGGGGTTGATATCCCGGCCCGGAAAGAAGTTTCTGTATCAACACCAACCTCGCTTGTGCATGAGCGCCCTCTTGCCGTGCGTATAGGGGGGCCAAAACAAGAAGAGGCCGGATGTCGATCGTTTATATCACAGACGAAACGTGACCTTGCCTTTTTATTGTGGATGATGGAAAGGAAATGGGGGGTGAGAAACCCGAAGGCGGTATTAAAGGCTTGGGCAATAGCATGCGTGATTTTTGTGATTTTCTGTATAGTTATGGTTTCGATTTTAGGGCACCTCTAA
- a CDS encoding sel1 repeat family protein, with translation MRDTTQTQSLFPLVMTVFMLSVCAGWCEMARGVYAYTENKWEKDSGAKIRQFVSIDRGGGAYYVRLTTGTQIKVASHNFRGAVSYPSARDADLSNLELSRTHLRQFMRKFPASNRYLSGRVTNVSIQIAKLEEATKQKRKTKEVPLGSKKSPEEERVIQLEKKADAGDLEAQWELANDYYTGEKVPRDLGKAFKYYKQAGEQGCGAAQLLVGICYYKGEGVVRDLNDGAIWMAKAARQGLPEAETCLGIFYLRGEGVDKDPREACRWLKKSATSGRADAQYLLGVCYYLGEGVDESRQKAKEWLQKARDGKVEAAAEFLEKHGL, from the coding sequence ATGAGAGATACAACCCAAACGCAAAGCCTTTTCCCATTGGTCATGACGGTTTTCATGTTGTCCGTGTGTGCCGGGTGGTGTGAAATGGCAAGGGGCGTCTATGCTTATACTGAAAATAAATGGGAAAAAGATTCCGGGGCAAAAATAAGACAATTTGTATCCATTGATAGGGGGGGAGGTGCCTATTATGTCAGACTTACGACGGGAACTCAGATCAAGGTGGCTTCCCACAATTTTCGTGGGGCGGTATCATACCCATCAGCCAGAGATGCCGATTTGAGCAATTTAGAGCTGTCACGCACACACCTGCGTCAATTTATGAGAAAATTCCCTGCAAGCAATCGGTATTTGTCGGGTAGGGTAACCAATGTATCGATTCAGATAGCGAAATTGGAAGAAGCCACTAAACAGAAGAGAAAAACTAAGGAAGTCCCATTAGGTTCCAAAAAATCGCCCGAAGAAGAAAGGGTAATTCAACTGGAGAAAAAAGCTGATGCGGGGGATCTTGAGGCGCAATGGGAGCTGGCAAACGATTACTATACAGGCGAAAAAGTTCCCCGAGATTTGGGCAAAGCGTTCAAGTATTACAAGCAGGCGGGAGAGCAGGGGTGCGGAGCCGCCCAATTACTTGTAGGGATATGTTATTATAAGGGGGAGGGAGTCGTTAGGGATTTGAACGATGGTGCCATTTGGATGGCAAAAGCGGCACGCCAAGGACTTCCGGAAGCCGAAACCTGTCTCGGTATTTTTTATCTGCGGGGTGAAGGTGTAGACAAAGATCCGAGGGAAGCTTGCCGGTGGCTTAAAAAGTCCGCGACCTCTGGTCGCGCGGACGCGCAATATCTTCTTGGGGTTTGTTATTATCTAGGCGAAGGCGTTGATGAAAGTCGGCAAAAAGCAAAAGAGTGGCTTCAGAAAGCTCGTGACGGGAAAGTGGAAGCTGCCGCTGAATTTTTGGAGAAGCATGGGCTCTAA
- a CDS encoding protein kinase, translating into MNECHVNALPAGTRLDNLIIGKVLGHGGFGITYQVRDSGTSEVYAVKELFPEGMVVREGDTRTVSARSAADEPDIELTRKQFVNEAQVLSAVNHPAVVKVHRLLKANGTFYMVMDYIEGRDLDTVLKQRGGKIKTQAELLSVFLPVMNGLGVLHSRGLVHKDVKPANIMIATSGRSILLDFGSVSRVQNKTVTVEQAVSAGYSPIEQYSSQSKQGAYTDIYSLAASMMQCITGEKPPSACDRISSDNLMPLVAHVDYVETFGAVFLRSIDRALQISAKDRPQSITQWISEMGVDGHVALESSAVSRTRFVIGRSRESDLVINDSSTSRSHAELSSDHVGRIYITDLGSANGTRVNHPDSGITEPHLLKDTDLVYLCENYPVPGSILQKYYRDWQQSGGRLKIGMTMAEVKVFSLRDIHIGPGTEADLPLPENAMGKVHLFYDRGWKLQIIEEPVKVDGRSIGLGIVDLNAFAMIDVGGFEFTLSSTSQQLIVARHCAIVLAGSQLGWMRSCMGGMSRITNKITQEMSRFFERVQQNNRAS; encoded by the coding sequence ATGAATGAGTGTCATGTCAACGCGCTACCCGCTGGAACCCGTCTTGACAATTTGATCATAGGAAAGGTTCTAGGGCACGGCGGGTTTGGCATTACTTATCAAGTCCGGGATTCCGGGACGTCGGAGGTTTATGCGGTCAAGGAACTGTTTCCTGAGGGCATGGTGGTGCGAGAGGGGGATACCCGGACAGTGTCTGCCAGAAGCGCGGCAGATGAACCGGATATAGAGCTCACACGCAAACAGTTTGTCAATGAAGCGCAGGTGCTCTCTGCGGTGAACCATCCTGCTGTGGTAAAAGTGCATCGGCTACTGAAAGCTAATGGCACATTCTACATGGTAATGGACTATATCGAGGGGCGTGATCTCGATACCGTGCTTAAACAGCGTGGCGGTAAGATCAAAACCCAAGCTGAGTTGCTTTCGGTTTTTTTGCCAGTGATGAATGGGTTGGGTGTGTTGCATTCAAGGGGGTTGGTGCATAAGGATGTCAAGCCTGCAAACATCATGATTGCAACTTCGGGGAGATCCATTTTGTTGGACTTCGGCTCGGTGAGCCGTGTGCAGAACAAAACTGTCACTGTTGAACAGGCCGTGAGTGCAGGCTATTCACCCATTGAGCAGTATTCCTCCCAATCAAAACAAGGCGCCTATACCGATATCTATTCATTGGCGGCCTCGATGATGCAGTGCATCACCGGGGAGAAGCCGCCTAGCGCCTGTGATAGAATCAGTTCGGATAATCTGATGCCACTGGTCGCTCATGTAGATTATGTGGAAACATTTGGAGCGGTGTTTTTGCGTTCCATTGACCGCGCACTGCAAATCAGCGCGAAAGACCGGCCCCAATCGATCACCCAGTGGATCTCAGAAATGGGGGTGGATGGGCATGTCGCCTTGGAATCTTCTGCTGTATCGAGAACAAGATTCGTGATCGGGAGGTCCCGTGAATCCGATTTAGTGATCAATGATTCATCCACGTCAAGAAGTCATGCGGAATTGTCGTCGGATCATGTCGGACGGATTTATATCACGGATCTAGGTAGCGCTAACGGCACAAGGGTCAATCATCCGGATTCCGGGATTACGGAGCCCCACCTGTTAAAGGATACAGATTTGGTGTATTTGTGCGAGAATTACCCCGTGCCGGGGAGTATTTTGCAAAAATATTACAGGGACTGGCAGCAGAGTGGCGGACGTTTGAAGATCGGCATGACCATGGCAGAGGTGAAGGTCTTCTCATTGCGGGACATCCATATTGGCCCTGGCACTGAAGCCGATCTACCCTTGCCTGAAAATGCGATGGGCAAGGTTCACCTTTTTTATGATCGTGGATGGAAGCTCCAGATCATCGAGGAGCCGGTGAAAGTAGACGGGCGTTCCATCGGATTAGGCATCGTTGATTTGAATGCCTTTGCGATGATTGATGTCGGTGGATTTGAATTTACCCTGTCCTCTACCTCCCAGCAGTTGATTGTGGCTCGCCACTGCGCCATTGTCTTGGCGGGATCCCAGCTCGGGTGGATGAGGTCATGTATGGGCGGGATGAGCCGTATCACTAACAAGATCACGCAAGAAATGTCTCGTTTTTTCGAGAGGGTTCAACAAAATAACCGGGCGTCATGA
- a CDS encoding serine/threonine-protein phosphatase: protein MLLLDKDFAGVQIAGARPYQEDAQGFASLDAVAQVGGESADTDPADSESVPHGESGIGTLLVIMADGMGGENAGDFASRCVVDTFVDYCGRYARKERIPAMLRSAMLAANQALAAAMDENPDLEGMGATLLAAVVTEGSLHWVSVGDSPLYLYRDGELSQINEDHSMMPLLLEQVANGTLNQQDIATHPDRNVLRAAMTGEEIELVDCPLEATLLLPGDIVIVASDGIQTLDQAAIKMRLDRHKNLTAEGITKKLLKAVVREANPKQDNTSINVIRIPLPGEGENREGDEELQSKTRLIRRGVTPPVQ, encoded by the coding sequence ATGTTGCTGTTGGACAAAGACTTTGCCGGAGTGCAGATTGCAGGCGCCCGCCCTTATCAGGAAGACGCCCAGGGGTTTGCCTCGTTGGATGCTGTCGCGCAGGTCGGAGGAGAATCAGCGGATACAGATCCGGCAGATTCTGAATCTGTGCCACATGGTGAATCCGGGATCGGGACATTGCTCGTCATTATGGCGGACGGCATGGGCGGTGAAAACGCCGGCGACTTCGCCAGCCGCTGCGTGGTTGATACTTTTGTGGATTACTGCGGTCGATATGCCCGTAAAGAGAGGATTCCTGCGATGCTCCGGTCTGCTATGCTGGCGGCTAATCAGGCTTTAGCTGCCGCGATGGATGAAAATCCAGACCTCGAGGGCATGGGGGCTACGTTGTTGGCTGCCGTCGTGACCGAGGGTTCATTGCACTGGGTAAGTGTGGGTGATTCCCCCCTGTATCTCTACCGCGACGGAGAGCTATCCCAGATCAATGAAGACCATTCGATGATGCCTCTGCTGCTGGAGCAGGTGGCTAATGGGACTCTCAACCAACAGGATATCGCCACGCACCCGGACCGGAATGTGCTTCGCGCTGCGATGACCGGGGAAGAAATCGAACTGGTAGATTGCCCGCTTGAAGCGACTCTTCTATTGCCGGGTGACATTGTCATTGTAGCATCCGATGGGATTCAGACACTGGACCAAGCGGCGATTAAAATGCGTTTGGACAGGCATAAAAATCTGACTGCCGAGGGAATTACCAAGAAGCTTCTCAAGGCCGTGGTCAGGGAGGCAAATCCCAAGCAGGATAATACCTCCATTAATGTGATTCGGATCCCTCTTCCCGGAGAGGGCGAAAACCGAGAGGGGGACGAGGAGCTGCAAAGCAAGACCCGTCTCATTCGGCGTGGGGTAACTCCACCAGTCCAGTAG
- a CDS encoding FHA domain-containing protein: protein MDPDSDKTRIIRSNKATPQPPAPSDQDDADATRILKPTGHAARPLSDQVNDPDETRILPRAGGATPVTDIPLVGGLGDSPPAGGNDATRIIDSSKTKLVRRSSVQNQSVEAGPSGGPGSSMADPVVGWLVVIDGPGQGSMICIGEQDNRVGRGGGHDAPRVCLGFGDAGISRSNAFVIRYDPKKRRFKILPGEGANIVYLNDEDLDSPTALKPGDIIEVSETKLRFAPFCGNDFDWADVEAESSE, encoded by the coding sequence ATGGACCCCGACTCCGATAAAACAAGAATAATTCGCTCCAACAAGGCAACTCCTCAACCTCCTGCTCCGTCGGATCAGGATGATGCTGACGCTACCCGCATTCTCAAGCCGACCGGTCATGCTGCCCGACCTTTGTCCGATCAAGTGAATGATCCCGATGAAACCCGTATCTTACCAAGGGCCGGGGGTGCCACGCCGGTGACTGATATACCTCTGGTCGGTGGACTGGGTGACTCACCGCCTGCCGGTGGTAATGATGCTACCAGAATCATTGATTCCAGTAAAACCAAGTTGGTCCGCAGATCCTCGGTTCAAAACCAAAGTGTAGAGGCCGGTCCCTCAGGAGGCCCTGGAAGTTCGATGGCTGATCCCGTGGTCGGTTGGCTGGTCGTTATCGACGGCCCGGGACAAGGAAGTATGATTTGTATCGGTGAGCAGGATAATCGGGTAGGTAGAGGCGGCGGCCACGATGCACCACGGGTTTGCCTCGGCTTTGGAGATGCTGGCATTTCACGAAGTAATGCTTTTGTTATCCGCTATGATCCTAAAAAACGTCGATTTAAAATCCTTCCCGGGGAGGGAGCTAATATTGTCTATCTCAATGATGAGGATCTTGATAGTCCAACTGCCCTTAAACCGGGAGACATCATTGAAGTGAGTGAGACCAAACTTCGATTCGCTCCATTCTGCGGCAATGACTTTGACTGGGCTGATGTCGAGGCTGAGAGTTCAGAATAA